One genomic segment of Mastomys coucha isolate ucsf_1 unplaced genomic scaffold, UCSF_Mcou_1 pScaffold22, whole genome shotgun sequence includes these proteins:
- the LOC116071225 gene encoding putative protein FAM90A24P: protein MEMKIKGLPAVPAPTSQREPRGSWEQTLLSLKEKSPTVKYRNCGAFGHTGRSRTCPMKQSHVPLVPQPLGARKEKENRGPCKPQGLQKLSQVTRQRCEEQQRKAPFQKFPMEPQRGYQQVSLAQPQMLSIPGERKMSMLPVKTYLGKHMCPGKPALQSFDSSCILQPRQKEGQDMTVPGVARPVFRQGGRNTASEELLDQKLQDISYQYPIAVPKSDAIGELFHRESRSHGPSGKVKPKQHPLIHQDRQNPKLSFWAPGKEASLCPTQPSPNPPKKQRIDSTSASEKSHARTGSKGTLDSQSPPIDNRLGLKGTVKTSKKIAAQVPSTDQQQLLSRAALVSTRPCIESHQSSAGHVAGQSLRMIFTREGKNCWSSRFLTVPPPLPLEKQTPPSESPAFPAEGEATEPQVKVSVLYEDLQVSSSSEEDGGEE from the exons ATGGAAATGAAGATCAAAGGTCTTCCAGCTGTTCCAGCTCCAACGAGCCAGAGAGAGCCGAGAGGATCATGGGAACAGACTCTTCTATCACTGAAAGAGAAGAGTCCTACG GTGAAATACAGAAACTGTGGGGCCTTTGGCCACACTGGAAGAAGCAGAACATGCCCCATGAAGCAAAGCCATGTGCCTCTAGTCCCACAGCCTCTGGGagccaggaaggagaaagagaacagggGTCCTTGTAAGCCCCAGGGTCTACAGAAACTCAGTCAAGTCACCAGACAGAG GTGTGAAGAGCAGCAGAGGAAGGCTCCCTTCCAGAAATTTCCAATGGAGCCACAAAGGGGGTACCAGCAGGTCAGCTTGGCT CAGCCACAGATGCTAAGCATTcctggagagagaaagatgtcTATGCTACCAGTCAAAACATATCTTGGGAAGCATATGTGCCCTGGAAAGCCTGCCCTCCAAAGCTTTGACAGCTCCTGCATCTTACAACCCAGGCAGAAGGAAGGTCAGGACATGACGGTCCCTGGTGTTGCCAGGCCAGTGTTCAGGCAGGGTGGAAGAAACACAGCCTCAGAAGAGCTACTGGATCAAAAGCTACAAGACATCTCATATCAATACCCCATTGCTGTTCCCAAAAGTGATGCCATCGGTGAACTGTTCCACAGAGAGTCAAGATCCCATGGTCCCAGTGGGAAAGTGAAGCCCAAGCAGCATCCTCTCATCCACCAAGATAGACAGAACCCTAAACTCAGCTTCTGGGCCCCAGGTAAGGAAGCTTCCCTGTGCCCCACACAGCCTAGCCCAAACCCCCCGAAGAAACAAAGAATTGACTCTACCAGTGCATCAGAGAAGAGCCACGCAAGGACTGGTTCCAAGGGCACCCTGGACAGTCagtctcctcccattgacaacAGACTTGGACTAAAAGGTACAGttaaaacaagcaagaaaatagCAGCCCAGGTGCCCAGCACTGACCAACAACAGCTGCTCAGCAGGGCTGCCCTGGTCTCAACCAGACCCTGTATTGAGTCGCACCAGTCATCAGCTGGCCATGTTGCAGGCCAGTCCCTGAGAATGATCTTTACCAGAGAGGGTAAGAACTGCTGGAGCTCCAGGTTCCTGACGGTGCCCCCACCACTTCCCCTTGAGAAGCAAACACCTCCTTCGGAGAGCCCTGCCTTCCCCGCGGAAGGAGAGGCTACAGAACCCCAGGTCAAAGTGAGCGTTCTCTATGAGGACCTTCAGGTATCCTCCTCCTCGGAGGAAGACGGTGGTGAAGAATGA